The genomic stretch CTAATGGCGCAGTCGGTCGTTGTCTTTTGGAGGTAGGCTTCAACTAGCTCATTCGGTCCTTGCTACGATATATATGTACTGGGCGTCTGTCTTTTTGTTGCCCAAGCGGGTGATTAAGGAGTTAGAGTGCATCATCAGGAATTTCCTTTGGAGTGGGTCAATGGAGGATTCCCACAAAGCTAAGGTCACATAGCGTGATGTGTGTTGTTCCAAGGAGCAGGGAGGTCTTGGATTAAAGCATCTTTATTTGTGGAATCAGGCAATGCTGACAAAGTTAATCTGGAGGCTCTTGTCAGGCGAGAGCGAGTCCTTGTGGGTAAAATGGATCCACACATTTCGGATTAAGAACAAGTGCTTGTGGATGCTCCCAGTGCCGCATTCGTGCCCCTGGTACTGGAGGAAACTCTTATTTGTTCGGCATGTGGTCAGAGATAAGTTTGGGTGGAAGGTGGGGAACGACAGTCGTGTTTTTCTATGGTATGATAAGTGGCACCCCCTTGGGATCCTTGTTAACTGTTTCTCCTATCAACTCCCCCGGCGGCTTGGTATCTCGATTACGGCCCGTGTCTCCGACATCATTGTCGATGATAGGTGGGCGTGGCCGTCGGACTGGACACCTCCATGCCTAGAGTTTATCCAACACCGAATGCCAGGCCCCTTAGGGTTGGTCACCATGATGTGCTGGTTTGGACCCCAGCTCAAGATGGCGCCTTCTCTGTTAAGTCTGTCTTACAAGGGTTGTTAGAGTAGTGAGATCGTGTCCCTTGGTATCGACTTGTGTGGTTTGGGTATAGAGTCCCTGCGCATTCATTTATTCTATGGCTAACAATTAGGGAACGATTATATACTCTTGACCATGTTAACCTGTTTCTTCCATTTCCCAATAGATGTTTTCTTTACAGGGCAGATTCCGAAAGACACAACCATCTATTCTTTGATTGTTTTTATTATAGGCAGGTGGTGTCCTTTTTCCAGCGTTCAAAGAGGTTTGCATGGCCCTGGCGTCGATGGGAGACGGGGGGCTTGTGGGCGGCGGCTCGATGGAAAGGAAAAAATCCTTGGCAGGTTGCTAATCGTTTAGTCTTGTAGGTGATGGTCTATTTTTTGTGGTGTGAGCGCAACAACCGGTGTTGGCGTGATTGTGAGCGGTCTGCAAACTAGCTCGCCCATCATATCCAGTGTGTCGTGTGGGCATAGTTGGTCACTATCCCTTTTCTCCATACTCTTCAGAGCTGTGCACTATGACATTTCTGGCGGCTCCTTGCCAATCAGCACTCCTAGCTTAGGTCCCTATATTGACAGCTATGGCCCTGAGTGTGTGTTCTTGGATGTGTCCTGGGGCCACTTGGTGACACTTACATGTTCATCCTTTTGGTCCTAGGTTTTCTCTCTGTGCTCATTGTCTGTTGGTGGCTCTTCTGGGGCTACCTTCAAGTTCATTGTTTGTTCTTGGTCTCCTTGTTGATCAAGATGTCGTGCATTGGAGCACCCCTCACCTTGGAGATGTATTCTTCTGGAGTTGTTCTTTATTCTCTTTTTGATGTACCTCCGTTGTTTTCCTTTTGTGTTTTTATGATCCAGTCATGTATGGATCTTGTGTGTCTGTTTTCATTTATGTGATTTTGTCTCTAGGGTATGCCCTAGTTTGTGTTTTGTACAGATGTTTTCGttctatttatacatatttctttcacttaaaaaaaaaaaacctttctATAGATCTCCTCACACCCATCTTCAAGGGGAGCAGTCTAGAGACGAGGATGTGTGCTTAGGTTCTATCTCCTTTCTAGAGCTACATGCAAACCTTCTTGATAAACCaccatcatcattatcatcatctcaaACCCTTCCCAATGTTATCATCCCAGAAACAATTAAATAGGTTGCAGATATCACTACTACAAAGGACATTGCAGCAACTAATACTGTCAACATTAAACCTGCCAATGTCCATGAACCAGCCAATGACACTACAAATATCCTTGAACCTGCCAATGGCACTGCCAATGTCTGGGAATCTATGAATGACATTGCAAACGTCCTTGAACCTGCCAATGCCTTTGCACCTGTCAATGACACTGCAAATTTTCTTAAACCTGCCAATGACACTGCTAATGCCAGTGAATATGTTCAAATCCATACCCCTTTAAAGCCACTAAACCAGTATTCAAGAAAAGCACAACCCTCATAGCCACTCAAGCAAGTCCAAGAATAAACTCCAAGCCTAAATAATGTAAACACTTTGAACTTGTTCAATTCTGAAACTAACAATACTGTTGTTTGTGATACTAATTCAAATTGTAATCTCTATCTTCCTATTGCTTGGAGAAAAGGAACACAAAAGTGTACCCAACATCCTATAGCTAATTTCATCTCCTCACAATGACTATCCTCCCAACACAAAAGTTTTCTCTCCACCTTGAACTCAATCGAAATACCCAAAATAGTATATGATACTTTTTAAGGGAAAGAACCGGAGTATGCCACGAAAGACGAGATAAGAGTTTTGGAGAAGAATGAAACATGGAAGATTGCGGTGCAtcccaagaaaaagaaagtagTTGGTTGCAAATGGGTCTACACTGTTAAATTAAAAGCAGATAGAACTATTAAACGGTACAACGCAAGGCTAGTTGAAAAAGGCTACTGTCACGAGTAAGGCTATGGtttatggtattttttttttttttactgctGTAATTTCTGTTGTGTTAGTTTGTAGCCATGTACAAGTGGTTATAGTGTAGTGAGAGCTTGTTACAACCGTGGAAGAGTGTAAAATCCACCTCAGCAGGGATCCACTCCTCCGACACCTTGTATAAATCCCCAATGACCTTCGTGGATTGGGGTATGTAGAATGTTGAAGAGAATTATGTTTTCTCCCTcaacattctctctctctcctctcttttcaTTTCTCTCATTCTACAATTGTTTTCTGAACTCTGTTCTATGCCTTCCTAATTCATACCGAATTAGGCACAAAACAATTGTCAGGCTTAGGTAGTGAcaattttggtattagagctcaATTCTTAGTTGTAACTCTTTGGAAATCTAATCTATGGCAGAGGGAACCCGCATGAAGAATCTTGAATTGCAAATGCAACAAGTCAGCTCGACTATGATAGAATTCCATAACAGAGACGATCAATTGGAGATTGGGTCTACACGAAATCACGAAGCGATCATTGGCAAGATGGAGAGTTCAATAGAAGGGTTGGAATGGCGTTTGGATGGAGCTCTCACTCAGATGTGGGAGGAGATGGGAGCACAATTGTAAATCATGGTGATGTTTACTCACCAAAATTCGACAAGGATTTCTCTCGAttttcctcctagggagagaATAAAGCCTATTCTACAGGAGAATAGGATGAATCGTGTGAATGAGACCTCTAAAATTGAGGTGGATCTAGAGGAGTAAGTAGAAGCAGTTATGGACAAGGGAAGGCATGGTCATGCCAACCCTCATCATCCGGGGTTCCCCATGCCCCAGATGGAGATCCCTGTGTTTGAGAGAACCAATCCCAGATGGTGGTTGAGGAAATGTGAGAGGATGCTCAATTGGGTCAGAGAGTAACCATAGCCATGGCATACTTcaatgaggtagtggatgtctGATTTCAAGGTTGGGCTAGAACATGGGGAAACTATACTTGGGAGGAGTTTTCTGAAAAATTGTGTGAGCATTTTGGGGAAAGGAGTATGATGGATGTCATTAAGGAGTTTAAAAAGCTAAGACAATTTGGAGAAGTGAGGGCCTATCAATGAAGGTTTGAGGAACTGAGGTCTTTAATGATCGACCACAATCCTCATCTTTTGAAGGCCTATTTTGTTTCCAGTTTCATGAGTGGTCTCAGCGATGAACTTAGGACCGTGGTTAAAATGATAAGGTCCAGAACAGTGGAGCAAGTAACTGAGAGTGCTCGATTGGAAGAGATGGCAGTGGAAGCTTTGATGAGGAAGCAATGGCAATAAGAGAAGGGAGTGATTTTGGGAACATCTAGTCTGGGAGGAAAAGGTAATAACCGGGAGTTAGTGAAGGGAAATACAGGGGTGAAGAGTTTGGGTGGACCAAGTTCAAGCCACAATACAACACCATAAGGAGGGAAACTAATTGAGCAAAGGAGGCAAGTTAGCTTGTGCTTTAGGTGTGGGGATAAATATTATCCCAGACACCAGTGCAAACGACAACTATTGCTTCTGGAAGGAGAGGATGGGGAAatgttggaagaagaagaaataggtgAGTGTGAAGAATTGGGGGAGGAAGACAATAGAGAGATCTCACTTCATGCTTTGAAGGGGGTAGCAAATAACAAGATTATCAAGGTAAAAGGAAGGGTGAAGGATTGCAGCTTAATGATTTTAATAGAGCACCCATAGTTTCCTGGATGAAAGCATAGCTAGGAGGTTGAAATGCCAGCTCACGGGTACCCAGCCCTTGAGCGTGACAGTGTCTAATGGAAACAGAGTGGTAAGTCAGCTTGTAATGGCTtatgttgggagatgcaaggggaggaATTGGAGGCAGATCTCAGACTCCTACAATTGGGTGGTTGTGATATAGTGCTAGGGGTGaattggatgaagggggtgaATCCCATAAGTTTTTGACTTCAATCGAATGGAGGTCACTTTTGAGAAAGAAGGGAGGAAGATGACTCTCACCGGAGGAAAAGAAGCTGGGACTTGCAAGATGATTACTGGAAGAAGGCTATAGAGGGTCTTCAAGAGTAAATGGAACCAGCTGACACAATTGTTCTCGATTGTGGCAATGGAGGAAAGCCCTAACAGCAAGGCAGTGCAAGGGGAATACCACTTACTAGTCAGCGCACCCCTAGGGAGATCTGATTAGGTACACCAACTACACCTTCTTGATGAATTGCAGGTAGAATTTGAGGACCTTTTCATGGAACCCACAACCCTTCCACCCGAGAGTTTGACATGCTAGTAACCTCAAACCTAATGCTGAACCTATTAGCATTAGGTCCTATCGTTATCCTCCAATCCAAAAGACAGagattgagaaaatagttaGGGAGATGCTACACCAATCTTTCATTAGACCTAACCAAAGTCCTTTTACTTCCCCAATCCAATTagtcaagaaaaaggatggatcatggcgtttttgtgttgattattgCCAACTTAACGCCATGACCATCAAACACAAATTTCCCGTACCTCTTGTGGAAGACCTTTTGGATGAGCTACATCTTGCCAAAATCTTCTCTAAGCTTGACCTATGCTTGAGCTACCACTAATGAAGCCTAATGATATACACAAAATAGCCTTTAGAACACACCATGGACactttgaatttttggtgatgccatttgggctcaccaatgcacCAACTACCTTTCAGTCCCTCGTGAACTGaatttttgaaccctacctacaaaaatttatacttgtattctttgatgacatacttgTTTACAGCCCTACTTTTGACTAGTACTTGGCTCACCTAAGAACCACCTTTAAGGTTATCAGGTTTACTTGTCTAAGTGTGCCTTTGGTCAAGGTCAGGTGGAGTATTTTGGGCATTTAATATCAGGGGATAGGGTCAGCACTGATCCAAGAAAGGTAGAACCCATGATGGCTTGGCCCAAACCAACTACGATAAAGGCCCTGAGGGGTTTTCTTGAGTTAACCAGGTGTTGTGTCATAGGcaaaagcccaaaataactttttgggctaaaaaacataaatttttcgTACGTGGGGGGTCCCACACAAACGTACAAACTAGATAACTCTGACATTCAAAACTCCCtctgaatattccaagaaaaaaaaaaacagttatccttaaagaattttaattctaaaaggattttggaatattgggataaatatcatttataaaatcataatcCTAACAAGATTAAGAAAGGCTAAAATAAACGTTATCTGTAAGAATTCTAATCCcgaattaattaagattactctatatctctctataaataagcaggCACCCATTCCTGAAAAGGGATGCCTTTGATACTGATTTCAACACAATCTTTATCATATTCAatgtctaacttaagcatcCGAGTGTTTGCGTGGGGATCTTTCTGCACCCTCGGACTATTTTCTTCCTTGCATACTCACGTGACTTGACGACGACATTtctagtcaaataaatttattgttgtatcttgacaacaacaattagcACCGTATGTGAGAAGTCGTACGAAAAGCCTAAAAGTATTACAATGAGACTCACACAATCTCAAGCCACAAGAAGTCTAatcaaatcaattaagaaaGAAGACATTACACGTATGTGATAATCTCATTAATGCTATGCTcctttctttaatattttttgcacCTGTGACTCTTTCCTTTTCCAATTTTTGCTTTATACACAAAtgaatgaaaagaaagaaaattggaaaagaGGGTAGGGAGACactacatatatacatattacatATTAAAGCTTCTTGAGGAAGCTTGACTGGGGAAAGGCAAGCTAAGCAAGAGttacatatgatatatatatacatattacatATGATAGTTTCTCATGGAAGCTGAGGTGAAGAAAAAGCTattaagcatatatatacatatattatattacattataaGACAAGCTTCTAGAAGCTTGATTGGAAAAGGGGAACAAACCCAACAAAAGAGGTGTGTCAATGGCCACGACAACAGCGATCACGATGCTAGACGGAAGGAGAAGCCACTGATGAACATGGACATGATGGAAGCAAGCAGTGAAGGCAATGGTCACAAGAGACTGGCAGCTAAGCACAGTCATGGAAGACTAAAGGCAGCGACCGTGACGAAACAACAATGGGCAGCGACAACAATGGTGGAGAAGCCGACGGCGAACTTGGTGGCGTCGGAAGCAAGCGGTGGCAGCCAATGATGATGGTAAGCACAATTGTGGTGGGAGTAGGTGCCAAAGGTGGTGGTCTCGAGGAAGACCAGTGGCGACGGCTGCTGAAGACCAACGGTCGCGAGAGACCGGTGGGTGAGTAGTAAAAACTAGATCAGCAGTTTGATTCTTAAGAGCATTAAAGACTTATTGGGCAGATTTTTTCAGTTCCCCCACAAgtcttttcataatttcttcaatGTCTGATTCAGTTATTGTTGAAGTTCTCGTAAGCAAAATCCCCCCTTTTTCAACATTAATCCGTCTATGGATCCAAACTTGTCAAAACATTACCGCACTTCCAGCTTGTGGGGATTAACCCACCCTTCATACTCAGCAGAAAGTTCATAACACTCTTGAACTGTCTCACTTAGATCCCCCCCATGTAAGTCTTGGGGAATGTTAAGAAACCAATCCAATAACAGAGCGTCATATTCAACAAGCTTGTCATCCTCCGACACCTTGCTAGGAACCAGAAGCCTCAAATGGGCAATGACCGACGCCATCTTCTCTAGACTTCGATTCACCATCACTTAGAAGTTATATTCTTCAAACAAACCCTGAATGTGGGCAATGCAAACTCTGAAAGAAGATGATCTCTCTGCAGAGAGGGTGAGTgcgtgtgagagagagagagagaggtttgaGACCAGCTCGCTGGAAGAAGCCAACTTGATTTTCTCAGAGATCAAAGGTCATGCCCCAGAATTAATGCTGGACCAGTTCAAAGCTTTTGGCGTTGGCAGCCCCAACCAGATCTCCCAAATCCTTCTTCTCTTGATTGGTAATGAGAACAAACCCACCAATACATGCATTGATACCAATGGAATTCAGGCAGCGCAGAAGCCGTTGGAATGTGTTAAAACGCTGGAGCAAAGATCTCTGATTTTGTCGATTCTAGGGCAGAATAGCCTTTTACTGGGCAAGAAATAGGTGCAATAATCATACGGCTCATTAGGCAAAAGCAATGGCTGAAGCAAGCAGAATTCGAAAACTCATATATGGGTTGCTGGAAAAATAAATCTGGGCAAGggagaattaatttatttgagcaCCAAGTCGAAAATTTTACACATAAAAACGAAGGCAAAGAATGTCTTGAGCCCTCGAAGGAAAATTTGTGAATACATAGCAAGACAATAAGTgcgcaatatatatatatatatgtatatggatattttttctaattgcGAACGTAGGCGTTATGCCGAATCACGAAAACAAAATATGCATATTctttttaattgcggatgtagacGTTATGCCAAATTGCAAAAACAAATTATGGATAGTCTTTCTAATTGCGGATGTAGACGTTATGCCAAATTGCAAAAACAAATTATGGATAGTCTTTCTAATTGCAGACGTAGGCAATATGCCGAACTGCGaaaaaaatatggatattctttttaattgcggacgtaggcattacGCTTACGATTCCAGCAAGCATATACACACGAAACTAGGGAGCCGCAACattatgacataaaaaatcCATTAAGATGTCCAAGGGTCAATAATGTCAATAGACAAAAAGACTCGCCCCTCGAACACGTGGCAAAACTATTAATGAAAAAACCGTTAAGATGTTTACAGGTCACTTGTGGTGACTGACGAATGACTCGCCCCGAACATTTGCAGATGTTTAAAAACAGAAGCACGAAAGCGTGAGAACGGTTCAAAAAATCGAAACGCGAACATGTGAGAATGGTTTAAAAACTGAAGCACGAGGGCGCGAGAATGGTTCAAAAAACCAAAGCACAAGGGCTTGAGAACAATTCAAAAAACCGAAGCACAAACGTGTAAGAATGGTTTAAAAACCAAAGCACGAGGGCTAGAGAACGGctcaaaaaaatgataatacaTGAGAATGATACATAATCAAAAACGCAAAAAAGCATGAAAATGATCTGAAATGAGAAACGCAAAAAGCGTGAGAATAACTTGAAATCAGAACCTCAAAAAGTGTGAGAATAatctatcaaaaaaaataacGGCAAGCCACGACACAGCATACTCTTCCATCTGAGAAACTCAGATAAAAGAGTGGAGAGCAATTGTTGTCATAGGTAAAAGCCCAttaaaagcccaaaataacattttgggcTAAAAGACGTAAATTTCTCGTATGCCCCGGGGGGGGGTCCCACACAAACGCGCAAACTAGATAACTCCGACATTCAAAAATCCCTCCGAATGatagttgttaaaggcgtgcctaggcgccttgcgccttaaggcgccagttcaGCGTCTTGCCTGGGCTGAGGCAATGCAATTTCAACGAGGCCCTCACCTTACATGGTGAGGCACTGAGGTGAGAGGCACGCCTCATGAAacttaggttttaattaaaacttgggtAGCCCAATTCCTCCCCCTCTTCTCAGTTccaacatgtatacattacaacatatttacatgtatacattaaaacatatttatatttatttagttgaagtaaatgtccacattttcttttatttatattttacccagtgttgttaaaggcccaaggcgcaaagggtcttggagcctAAGGCGCAAGGCGAGGCGCGCGCCTGGCAAGTGCAAGGCGCATGCTGactaagaaaaaagaaaaatatacttcttaattgaataataagtcataaaatagatcttaatcacatatcaacatttatgttatcaaaaattcaagaattcaacatatattaaataaatcacaacatAAACATACTTCATGGCATACCTGTAAATTTCAACAAATTAAATCCCACCATATTTCAATAAATCAGAAAAAGGAATCGACATTTAAACACcgcaaataaaaaacaaaattagtatttgacatatataattaaaagacaacaaaatagtactaaaaatgtcattaaacttAAGCAAAACccacaaaaaaatattagttttaaGACT from Diospyros lotus cultivar Yz01 chromosome 9, ASM1463336v1, whole genome shotgun sequence encodes the following:
- the LOC127809644 gene encoding phosphoenolpyruvate carboxylase 1 codes for the protein MVNRSLEKMASVIAHLRLLVPSKVSEDDKLVEYDALLLDWFLNIPQDLHGGDLSETVQECYELSAEYEGWVNPHKLEVR